From a region of the Besnoitia besnoiti strain Bb-Ger1 chromosome I, whole genome shotgun sequence genome:
- a CDS encoding hypothetical protein (encoded by transcript BESB_000340), which produces MADEVYGEVSPIPTAELDMLKMILTPYDGKIVKHMPESERALVVFPNRAALEALQEIPSYTTVEVPAPAEETEALRTPRAEEEEGAESEKPQEDGAHDQDEDLFDIAQRAAETAKPVEEPTVERAPAPAAAEPRAAVETRAAAHEEESAGTVKRKPLPANDVFYIFGDANIVVPTWCLFLLAYAVLAVFGIC; this is translated from the exons ATGGCGGATGAAGTTTACGGTGAAGTGTCGCCGATTCCGACGGCGGAGCTGGACATGCTGAAGATGATTCTCACGCCGTACGACGGGAAGATCGTCAAGCACATGCCCGAAAG CGAGCGCGCCCTCGTTGTCTTCCCCAACCGAGCGGCGTTGGAAGCGCTGCAAGAGATCCCGAGCTACACGACTGTCGAAGTGCCCGCTCcagcagaagagacagaggcgctgcgcactccccgcgcggaggaagaggaaggcgcggagagcgagaagcctCAGGAAGACGGCGCACACGACCAAGACGAAGACCTCTTCGACATAGcccagcgagccgcggaaaCTGCAAAGCCTGTAGAAGAGCCAAC GGTGGAGCGTGCACCTGCACCCGCA GCGGCGGAACCCCGTGCAGCTGtcgagactcgcgcggccgcccatGAGGAGGAATCTGCCGGCACAGTGAAGAGAAAGCCGCTTCCTGCGAACGATGTGTTCTATATTTTTGGAGACGCAAA CATTGTGGTTCCGACGTggtgtctctttctcctcgcgtACGCCGTCCTCGCGGTCTTCGGGATCTGCTAA
- a CDS encoding DEAD/DEAH box helicase domain-containing protein (encoded by transcript BESB_000330) has protein sequence MGGSLQQKEKEVPAQRGKMREETKPEAPAGDKREKEAAKKHRKQSKSDKSDRKSSHKRKETKEREIRYPEAAPEGEAAPKGSKIGERSSREADKDGKKRKEDKKSQKSEKAEKERSPKWRKEAKDASKEHRKAKRKDESREEKPKDSKRERRRERKWKERKARSRSPQSAASNASGVSRPSSAPTRDSSQATELQRRGRDWLRRSDGVMEECDSAEGTENGRKTRGGGDSGAEGEQDGRESRRGSSGDRRPGSGERRCEAQHGEESDAGQGKAGKRSRRDDSSRRRDRKRKENRRSRKSRSMESHRDGDKDAKRKSRHGHRRRHREDKDRDKKRRRNASSRERSASLSSSASHRHDRSKRRRRNDRDKKRRRRDRRRRSRCSSSSSSRSSSSLSDLLNLSAEVTAKENEPLIATPENPLFPFAAAPPPPVPGEKPKDAYPASSFFVNFSYLSLLPTSLPKTAEGEGNPGQFAAAPAAPVAATLNTNLPTAPRLYNTAAGEIPPPPPTPPPPTTVAAAQQRASNAAASATGLSLDERLAALQKTMAEENSRRAEQEQRQLQAAVEGRGEKPLIMDVMNGRDPPEGAATEEAAAAAEAPAEKKTESETYNAEERIGEAFAQLEDQEVTVTIAGPDAGLEDPKRLPLPIAEVLDCEKVLNSAIMSNLLRLGYKRLLPVQRHAIPIASAGRDICGSAATGCGKTMAFLAPLTSNLLNLGEVIRPFFPGPRAQASPTGLVLAPTRELALQIGEEVGRLCRDTPLRHILLIGGVPQFEQTDKINEYQIDIAVCTPGRLIDLCDACKISLHYVQILVLDEADAMLSLGFRPLIKSIVRERDMPKDRQTFLFSATYPPELTEMLPMVLKSSYVQLSVGSAAEHALPGGNPPSARNSLVKQIVKMVDEPLKAMTLRADLEAFLSRNEGQAIVFVRSKRALYPTQHTIQLAGIHTETLSGSLVQPDRAQVFRDFRSGKFPVLVTTSVAARGLDFPNVGLVINVDMPIEMEHYVHRIGRTGRAGRRGIAISYMNWNDKRLAPAMIQILKQHEQDVPSFLHDMANTY, from the exons ATGGGTGGTAGCCTGcaacagaaagaaaaagaggttccagcgcagagggggaagatgcgggaggagacgaagccggaggcgccggcgggggacAAGCgtgagaaggaggcggcgaaaaaGCACCGGAAACAGAGCAAGTCTGACAAGTCTGACCGCAAGAGCTCTCACAAGCgaaaggagacgaaggagcgaGAAATCCGCTACCCAGAAGCCGCCccagagggagaggctgcgccgaAAGGGAGCAAGATCGGTGAGAGGAGCTCCAGGGAAGCCGACAAAGACGGGAAGAAGCGCAAAGAGGACAAGAAGAGccagaagagcgagaaggcggaaaaGGAGCGCTCGCCGAAGTGGAGGAAAGAGGCAAAGGACGCCTCGAAGGAACACCGGAAGGCAAAGAGGAAAGACGagtcgagagaggagaagccgaAGGACAGCAAAagggagagacgacgcgaacgcaagtggaaggagaggaaggcgcgctcCCGCTCTCCGCAGTCCGCGGCTTCGAACGCCTCAGGCGTTTCGCggccgtcctctgcgcccaCGCGAGACTCGAGTCAGGCTACCGAGCTccagaggcgagggagagactgGTTGCGTCGGTCGGATGGCGTGATGGAGGAATGCGACTCCGCAGAGGGGACGGAGAACGGGCGTAAaacacgcggaggcggcgatagcggcgcagagggagagcaAGACGGCCGCGAAAGCAGACGGGGGTCCTCCGGCGACCGCCGACCGGGTTCTGGTGAGCGGAGGTGCGAAGCCCAACACGGGGAGGAGTCCGACGCGGGACAGGGCAAAGCTGGAAAACGATCTCGTAGAGACGACAGCTCACGCCGCCGGGATCgcaagaggaaggagaatcgccgcagcagaaaaaGTCGGTCGATGGAGAGTCATCGCGACGGCGACAAggacgcgaagaggaagTCGCGCCATGGCCACCGCCGCAGACACCGAGAAGACAAAGACAGAGACAAGAAAAGGAGGCGAAACGCGTCGTCGAGGGaacgctcggcgtcgctgtcgtcgtctgcctctcacAGGCATGACAGatcgaagcggaggcggcgcaatGACCGCGACAagaagcgccggcgcagagaccggcggcgacgctcgcgatgctcgtcctcctcctcgtctcgaAGTTCCTCCTCCCTGAGTGACCTGCTCAATCTGTCCGCTGAAGtgacggcgaaggagaacgaACCTCTCATCGCCACACCTGAGAATCCGCTCTTcccgttcgccgcggcgccgccaccgccggTGCCTGGCGAGAAACCCAAAGACGCCTACCCggcctcttccttcttcgtcaACTTCTCGTATCTCTCACTGCTGCCCACGTCGCTCCCCAAAactgcagaaggcgagggcaACCCCGGTCAgtttgcggcggcgcccgcggcgcccgtcgctGCGACGCTCAACACGAACCTGcccacggcgccgcgtctctaCAACaccgcggctggcgagatccctccgccgcctccgacgcctccgccgccgaccactgtcgccgcggcgcagcagcgggcttccaacgccgcggcctccgcgactGGCCTATCCCTCgacgagcgcctcgccgcactGCAGAAGACAATGGCGGAAGAGAACTCGCGACGCGCCGAGCAGGAACAGCGGCAACTGCAGGCAGCTGTGGAGGGACGCGGCGAAAAACCGCTCATCATGGAC GTGATGAATGGCCGCGACCCTCCCGAGGGGGCTGCTAcagaggaggccgctgcggcagcggaggcgccagcggagaagaagaccgaGTCTGAGACGTACAACGCAG AGGAGCGAATCGGCGAGGCTTTCGCCCAGCTGGAAGACCAAGAGGTGACGGTCACCATCGCTGGTCCGGACGCCGGGCTCGAAGACCCCAAGAGGCTCCCGCTGCCTATTGCCGAGGTTCTGGACTGCGAGAAGGTTCTGAACTCCGCCATCATGAGCAACCTCCTGCGGCTCGGCTACAAACGTCTCCTTCCCGTTCAGCGGCACGCCATCCCCATTGCCTCAG CGGGTCGAGATatctgcggctccgccgcgacagGCTGCGGCAAGACCATGGCGTTCTTGGCCCCGCTCACCTCGAACCTCCTCAACCTCGGCGAGGTCATCCGTCCGTTCTTTccagggccgcgcgcgcag GCGTCGCCCACTGGCCTCGTCTTGGCTCCTACGCGGGAGCTGGCGCTGCAAATCGGCGAGGAG GTTGGACGTCTCTGCCGCGACACGCCGCTGCGTCATATTCTCCTCATCGGCGGAGTCCCGCAGTTCGAGCAG ACGGATAAGATCAACGAGTATCAGATCGACATCGCGGTGTGTACCCCTGGACGTCTAATCGATCTGTGCGACGCCTGCAAGATCTCGCTGCACTACGTCCAGATTCTCGTGCtcgacgaggcagacgccatGCTGAGTCTAGGCTTCCGCCCTCTG ATTAAGTCAATTGTTCGAGAACGCGACATGCCGAAGGACCGCCAGACGTTCCTGTTCTCGGCGACTTATCCGCCTGAGCTGACTGAGATGCTGCCGATGGTGCTGAAGTCCTCCTACGTGCAACTGTCCGTCGGCTCCGCTGCGGAGCACGCACTGCCGGGAGGCAacccgccgtcggcgcgcaaTTCGCTTGTCAAACAA ATTGTGAAGATGGTCGACGAGCCTCTGAAGGCGATGACGCTTCGGGCGGACCTGGAGGCGTTTTTGTCGCGGAACGAAGGCCAAGCGATTGTCTTTGTGCGGAGCAAGAGGGCACTCTATCCCACGCAGCACACCATTCAGCTGGCTGGGATCCATACGGAGACGCTCAGCGGCAGCCTGGTGCAGCCTGACAGAGCCCAGGTGTTCAGGGACTTCCGCAGCGGAAAGTTCCCCGTTCTCGTCACGacctctgtcgccgcgcgcggcctggaCTTCCCCAATGTTGGCCTCGTCATCAACGTCGACATGCCGATCGAGATGGAGCACTACGTGCATCGCATCGGACGCACAGGGCGggccgggcgccgcggcatcgCCATCAGCTACATGAACTGGAACGacaagcgcctcgcgcccgcgatgATCCAAATTCTCAAGCAGCATGAACAGGACGTTCCTTCCTTCCTGCACGACATGGCTAATACCTACTAA
- a CDS encoding hypothetical protein (encoded by transcript BESB_000320) encodes MLVPRSRKPRQHTAKEPADRRGGGEAGGKAAPAGAGALRAASAAEGSPADAAAAGKAQAAEEAGEPCVDRQTLTDEGSHWLAQRARRRAQALSGEASLASAGGEPAVQQGPEGGLARKPVTVVFAHAASLEETSPSSASSSFALFLRSLLPRLFLLPADASSAGAAPQRPPAVSSKPAPAPLLSPTQHRHLPFDLVSVDVSAEPHLSSYLALSSVPSLVCFYDTKTYAVLTPGASDAALLRFLREAADIAEASPASPAETTPSARVAPTAVAEAVREARAEAAQAASVPQRERAAAAGVSAWISRKISETDAAALVGAWAERKRTQSLLARLKTAMRRRQATEVRKLRDELAADDRPEELELSRGRRLFAELQLHLERDGGADRAALSALLTEILGNALSLPSGLRGSAAAEAEARDAATAPRALYPGDARGRRADAHESWAVSPYAVRGFMNELETEPAFARLLARATVALFDQERAALNELEEWTARIEEHGDKSDWAAMCADMPESLRDVLETEEPVRPLDEAVHYAHVTLKNERDLARYRPSVFFLAGSPSLLDCPLRTLSRLCRIRAARQFSRGCVEEDALALAVRAYRLESQGAAEGSRDTAPAHVLGTWRDDEAALQTVEASYDKLGGNGQEDLFDQMACQRAGWPARTLVMAMYMALGAKHPAVQRSRAELEVLLGTDGFVPVIFPHTRARAGGKPIMMRGKSGKWHWLGPYWKPPWAPSNKVRWLAGREEWSWSNPAR; translated from the exons ATG CTTGTTCCGCGCAGTCGAAAGCCTCGTCAACACACAGCCAAAGAGCCCGCcgaccgccgcggggggggggaggcaggcggcaaagcggctcctgcaggcgctggtgctctccgcgcggcgtcagCTGCTGAGGGCTCCCCAGCGgatgcggccgcagcgggcaaggcgcaggcagcggaagaggcaggcgaacCCTGCGTGGACCGACAGACCTTGACAGACGAGGGCAGCCACTGGCTAGCACagcgtgcgcggcggagggcgcaggcgctctctGGTGAGGCCAGTCTCGCctcagcaggcggcgagcccgccgtGCAGCAAGGCCCCGAAGGCGGACTCGCGAGGAAACCAGTCACCGTGGTGTTCGCTCACGCTGCATC CCTGGAAGAGACGAgtccgtcgtctgcctcctcgtcgtttgcgctcttcctccgcagcctcctcccGAGGCTTTTCCTGCTCCCGGCAgacgcctcgtctgcaggcgccgccccacAGAGGCCCCCGGCTGTCTCCTCCAAACCGGCTCCGGCcccgctgctgtctccgaCGCAGCACCGGCACCTGCCCTTCGACTTGGTATCGGTCGACGTCTCCGCCGAGCCGCATCTGAGCAGTTACCTCGCTCTGTCTTCTGTCCCTTCGCTCGTGTGCTTCTACGATACGAAGACCTACGCGG TCCTGACGCCTGGAGCATCCGATGCTGCGCTTCTTCGGTTCCTGAGAGAGGCTGCAGATATCGCGGAGGCGAGTCCGGCCTCGCCAGCAGAGACGAccccctctgcgcgcgtggcgccgaCTGCAGTCGCCGAGGCTGTGCGtgaagcgcgcgcggaggcggcgcaggcggcgagcgtcCCTCAAAGggaacgcgccgccgcggctggcgtctccgcctggaTCTCTAGAAAGATCTCCGAGaccgacgcagccgcgctcgtGGGCGCCTgggcagagaggaagcgcaCCCAGTCTTTGCTGGCGCGGTTAAAAACAGCcatgcggaggcggcaggcgacggaaGTCAGAAAGCTCAGAGACGAG ctcgcggcggacgaccGGCCTGAGGAGCTGGAGCTCTCCCGCGGGCGAAGGCTGTTCGCAGAGC TCCAGCTGCACCtggagcgcgacggcggcgcagacagagCAGCGCTCTCG GCGCTGCTCACTGAGATCCTGGGCAATGCGCTAAGTCTCCCCAGCGGCTTgcgaggctccgcggcggcggaggcggaggcgcgagacgcggcgacggctcCACGCGCTTTGTACCcgggggacgcgcgcgggcggcgagcagacgcgcacgAAAGCTGGGCGGTGTCTCCCTACGCCGTCCGCGGATTCATGAACGAACTTGAGACCGAGCCTGCgttcgctcgccttctcgcgcgggcgactgTCGCGCTTTTTGACCAGGAGCGCGCAGCTCTCAAT GAGCTGGAGGAGTGGACCGCGCGCATCGAAGAGCACGGTGACAAGAGCGATTGGGCTGCCATGTGCGCAGACATGCCTGAGTCGCTCCGCGACGTCTTGGAGACGGAAGAGCCTGTGCGGCCTCTGGATGAAGCTGTTCACTACGCACACGTCACCTTGAAGAATGAACGAG ATCTGGCGCGCTACCGCCCCtcggtcttcttcctcgcgggttcgccgtcgcttctcGATTGCCCTCTTCGCACGCTCAGCCGGCTGTGCCGCAtccgggcggcgcggcagttttcccgcggctgcgtggaggaggacgcgctggcgctcgccgttCGCGCGTACCGCCTCGAGAgccagggcgcggcggagggctcgCGGGACACCGCTCCTGCACACGTGCTGGGCACGTGGcgggacgacgaggcggcgctgcagaccgTTGAGGCCTCGTACGACAAGCTTGGCGGAAACGGCCAAGAAGACCTCTTCGACCAAATGGCTTGCCAGCGAGCCGGATGGCCTGCCAGAACTCTCGTCATGGCCATGTACATGGCTCTCG GCGCCAAACATCCTGCTGTgcaacgcagccgcgcagaacTGGAAGTTTTG
- a CDS encoding hypothetical protein (encoded by transcript BESB_000350), with protein MTTHFDLRLEAPPGAETPADLLASPSFTSLLSRASFLGYKVVAVNATLHLPLPSRAPATPFVHPLREPLPVLQSAPVRVAAVPPASPPRAPGAPRRASESCAAAPLPPSAPQSSLDTPLVAWLPSSLSPFHALAPDAPPRRLGANEPAASDRSRAAPAPPLESSSRPSGASPPLSDPAAPASPPLAGAGRLPPHLLPAAAFAASVASAASAYAPKAAPRSPHSPDAPPLSSALLVPRVSEVSASLATVWGDLLPYGAAAARAAQTRAAAELRALDAGHGKACGGQIGKNSEKNPEAGERDALSLAASGSQPRGLHQCLVSPADPIRSCDLMQLRRVTVVLHTVSSAASLSTLFPPNPPFYASGEGAAARGPSCIDIVAVQPTDDATWQFACSSCECDLISIDFSGAAGSPPENDVKKGKQSALLAAALREEDAELEVAGASDARGSLVPDLQRLPFTIRRRHVQQALRRGLCFEISLAAFLPPRDTSAASAAFASSPAFLAVLSNVQRLLRFVPPSRLLLSSGARTPEQLHPPALAAALFAGLRIGADGDEAVKVASVSAAAVLARGAAKQAAGGACVGGWIGAGM; from the coding sequence ATGACTACGCACTTTGACCTGCGCCTGGAGGCTccgccgggcgcggagacgcccgcggatctcctcgcttcgccgtcgtttACCTCGCTcctttcgcgcgcgtcctttcTGGGATACAAGGTAGTCGCTGTGAACGCCACGCTTCATCTGCcgcttccctcgcgcgcgcccgcgacgcccttcGTGCATCCGCTGCGGGAACCCCTCCCCGTGCTTCAGTCCGCGCctgtccgcgtcgctgcagtcccgcctgcctctccgcctcgagcccccggcgcgcctcgtcgcgcctctgAGTCTTGTGCTGccgctccgcttcctccctctgctcCCCAGTCTTCTCTTGACACCCCCCTCGTCGCCTGGttgccttcctcgctctcgccgttccacgcgctcgcgccagacgccccgccgcgccgcctgggcGCCAACGAgccagcggcgagcgacCGGAGTCGCGctgcccccgcgccgcctcttgagagctcctcgaggccttcgggcgcgtctccgccgctctccgatcccgccgctcccgcgtctccgccgctaGCAGGAGCCGgtcggctgcctccgcatctccttccggcggcggccttcgcggcgagcgtcgcctcggctgcgtccgcctacgcgccgaaggccgctccgcgctctccgcaCTCTCCGGACGccccgccgctctcctcggcTCTGCTTGTCCCCCGTGTCTCCGaagtctccgcctcgctcgcgacCGTGTGGGGTGACCTGCTGCCCtacggcgctgcggcggctcgcgcggctcagacgcgcgccgctgcggagctgcgcgcgctcgaTGCAGGTCACGGGAAGGCGTGTGGAGGGCAAATCGGGAAAAATTCTGAAAAAAATCCtgaggccggcgagcgcgacgcacTCTCCCTagcggcgagcggcagccagcCAAGAGGGCTCCACCAGTGCCTGGTCTCGCCGGCAGATCCGATTCGCTCGTGCGACCtcatgcagctgcgccgcgtgaCTGTGGTGCTGCACACCGTGAGCTCTGCAGCATCCTTGTCCACGCTGTTTCCGCCGAATCCGCCATTCTACGCGTcgggggagggcgcggcggcgcggggtcCGAGCTGCATCGACATCGTCGCGGTGCAGCCTACAGACGACGCGACGTGGCAgttcgcctgcagcagctgcgagtgCGACTTGATATCGATCGACTTCTCGGGGGCGGCCGGGTCGCCGCCCGAGAATGACGTGAAGAAAGGCAAGCAGTCGGCGCTGCtagccgcggcgctccgcgaagaagacgcggagctcGAGGTGGCGGGCGCaagcgacgcccgcggcagcctcgtcCCTGACCTGCAGAGACTGCCGTTCACCatccgccggcgccacgtGCAGCAggctcttcggcgcggaCTCTGCTTCGAGATCTCCCTCGCGGCCTTTCTACCGCCCCGCGacacctccgccgcgtccgccgcgttcgcctcgtcgccggccttcctcgccgtgCTATCCAACGTGCAGAGActtctccgcttcgtccCGCCCAGCCGGTTGCTGTTGTCGTCAGGCGCGCGGACTCCCGAGCAGCTTcacccgccggcgctcgccgccgcgctcttcgcgggTCTGCGCatcggcgcagacggcgacgaagctgTCAAAGTTGCctcagtctccgccgccgccgtcctcgcgcgcggcgccgccaaacaggccgccggcggtgcGTGCGTCGGAGGATGGATTGGAGCCGGCATGTAG